A region of the Vibrio chagasii genome:
TGATGCTTATCACATTAGGTAGAAGTTTTATGTGGAGGCGGCTAGCATTTTTTTCAAGTCATATTGCAAAATCGCTATGTAATGCCGATTTATCGATTTGCTATGATATAGTTCAAGATCTTATGCTTATATAAGCTCGGTATCGAACGAATGAATAAAAAAGCTGAAAGTTTAATAGTTTGCAGCGTTTGTTGTCATGAGAAGGGGCAAGGGAAGTGAACTTTTTAGAGCTCAAAAATCGTATAGGAAATTCTCCTATGTTGAGCCGCTTATTAGATAATGGATTTGTGCTTCAGCAGAAACTGAGTATCGCCACTTGTTGTGTACTCATTGCCGCTTCAGCATGGATTTTAGGACAACTTGTCTGGTTTGTTGAACCTGCCGAGCAAACGGTTGTGCCTTGGAAAGCAACGGTGTCGTCGTCTGCTACGCCTCAGTCGACTCTCGATATCTCTTCTTTACAACAGAGCAACATGTTTGGTGCCTATAACCCAAGCAAACCCGCAGTGGTTGAGCAACAAGTGATTCAAGATGCCCCCAAGACACGCCTTAACCTCGTCTTGGTTGGTGCGGTTGCCAGTTCTAATCCTGAATTGAGCTTAGCGGTGATTGCCAACCGTGGTACGCAAGCGACTTATGGGATCAATGAACAGATAGAAGGCACCAGAGCTAAGCTAAAAGCCGTGTTAATCGACCGCGTGATCATTGATAACTCAGGTCGTGATGAAACGCTGATGCTAGAAGGTATTGAGTACAAGCGTTTAGCGGTATCAGAACCTGCACCACGTCGTGCCTCTTCTTCAGTTCGTGGTAATAACCCGGCTTCTGCAGAAGAGAAGCTTGATGAGATTAAAGCGAAGATAATGAAAGACCCGCAACAAATCTTCCAATATGTTCGATTGTCTCAGGTGAAACGCGACGACAGTGTGATCGGTTATCGTGTGAGCCCTGGCAAAGATTCAGAACTTTTTAACTCTGTTGGGCTCCAAAACGGAGATATTGCCACTCAGTTAAATGGTCAAGACCTGACAGACCCAGCCGCTATGGGCAACATATTCCGTTCAATCTCAGAACTGACAGAATTAAATCTGGTCGTCGAGAGAGATGGGCAACAACATGAAGTGTTTATTGAATTTTAAAACTTTACGTCTAATGAAAGACGAAAGTGTAGGAGAAGTACGTGAAGCATTGGTTTAAGAAAAGTGCATGGTTACTGGCAGGAAGCTTAATCTGCACACCCGCAGCCATCGCTAATGATTTTAGTGCCAGCTTTAAAGGCACTGATATTCAAGAGTTTATTAATATTGTTGGCCGCAACCTTGAGAAAACGATCATCGTTGACCCATCGGTGCGCGGAAAAATTGATGTGCGCAGTTATGACGTACTCAATGAAGAACAATATTATAGCTTCTTCCTCAATGTATTAGAGGTTTACGGCTATGCGGTCGTTGAAATGGACTCAGGTGTTCTGAAGATCATCAAGGCTAAGGATTCTAAAACCTCTGCCATTCCTGTTGTCGGTGATCGTGATTCTATCGCGGGCGACAGCGTAGTAACACGCGTTGTTACCGTTCGTAATGTCTCGGTTCGTGAGCTTTCTCCTCTGCTTCGTCAACTGAACGATAATGCGGGCGCGGGTAACGTTGTGCACTACGACCCAGCGAATATCATTCTAATCACTGGTCGTGCGGCGGTCGTAAACCGCTTAGCGGAAATCATCAAGCGTGTTGACCAAGCCGGTGATAAAGAGATCGAGGTGGTTGAGCTAAAGAATGCTTCAGCCGCTGAAATGGTGCGTATTGTTGATGCGTTGAATAAAACCACCGACGCGAAGAACACACCAGCATTCCTACAACCTAAGCTGGTGGCCGACGAGCGTACCAATGCAATTCTTATCTCTGGTGACCCTAAGGTTCGTAGCCGTTTAAGAAAGCTGATTGAGCAACTTGATGTCGAGATGGCAACTAAGGGTAATAACCAAGTTATCTACCTTAAATATGCAAAAGCAGAAGACTTAGTCGATGTACTGAAAGGCGTGTCGGACAACCTGCAATCAGAGAAGCAAACTTCAACTAAAGGCAGCTCATCTCAACGCGATAAAGTCGTGATTTCAGCGCACAGCGATACTAACTCGTTAGTCATTACCGCACAGCCAGATATCATGAACGCGCTACAAGATGTGATTGCTCAACTAGATATTCGTCGTGCTCAAGTATTGATTGAAGCCTTGATTGTTGAAATGGCAGAAGGTGACGGCGTTAACCTTGGCGTGCAATGGGGTAACCTAGAAACGGGTGCCATGATTCAATACAGCAACACCGGCGCATCGATCGGTCAGGTTATGGTTGGCTTAGAAGAAGCCGAAGACAAGACAGTTGATAAAGTTGTTACGCCAAGTGATGGTTCAAAGCCTTACACTGTGCAAGAGACAGAGCAGGGTGATTACTCGACATTAGCTTCCGCTCTTGCTGGCGTAAACGGTGCCGCAATGAGTGTGGTGATGGGCGACTGGACAGCTTTGATCAGTGCAGTTGCGACCGATTCAAACTCAAATATCCTATCGTCTCCAAGCATTACTGTGATGGACAATGGCGAAGCGTCGTTTATCGTTGGTGAAGAAGTACCGGTTCTTACTGGCTCGACGGCGGGCTCAAGCAACGACAACCCATTCCAAACGGTTGAGCGTAAAGAAGTGGGTATCAAGCTTAAAGTGGTTCCACAAATCAACGAAGGCGACTCAGTTCAGTTGAATATTGAACAAGAGGTGTCGAACGTATTGGGTGCGAACGGCGCAGTCGATGTTCGTTTTGCCAAGCGTCAGCTAAATACTTCAGTGATTGTTCAAGACGGTCAAATGCTGGTTCTTGGTGGTCTAATTGATGAACGTGCATTAGAGAGTGAGTCTAAGGTGCCACTATTGGGCGACATCCCGGTGCTCGGTCATCTATTCAAATCAACCAGTACTCAGGTTGAGAAAAAGAATCTAATGGTATTCATCAAGCCAACCATCATTCGTGATGGCATGACAGCCGATGGTATCACTCAGCGTAAATATAACTTCATCCGCGCTGAACAGCTGTACAAGTCAGAGCAGGGCCTGAAATTGATGGATAACGACAACATCCCAGTGTTGCCTAAATTCGGTTCTGAGATGAATCACCCGGCTGAAATCCAAGCCTTCATTGATCAGATGGAAACAGAATAATGGCTGAATTGGTAGGGGCGGCACGAACTTATCAGCGCTTGCCGTTTAGCTTTGCGAACCGTTACAAGATGGTGCTCGAGTATCAGCACCCAGAACGTGCTCCGACACTGTATTATGTTGAGCCTCTGAAATCGGCGGCGATCATCGAAGTGAGCCGTGTAGTGAAAAATGGTTTTACACCACAAGCGATCACTGCAGACGAGTTTGATAAAAAACTGACCGACGCGTACCAACGTGACTCTTCAGAAGCGCGTCAATTAATGGAAGACATTGGTGCTGACAGTGATGACTTCTTCTCGTTGGCGGAGGAGCTGCCACAAGATGAAGACTTGCTTGAGTCTGAAGACGATGCGCCAATCATCAAGCTAATCAATGCGATGCTGGGGGAGGCGATCAAAGAAGGTGCTTCGGATATCCATATCGAGACCTTTGAGAAGTCGCTATCGATCCGCTTCCGTATTGATGGTGTGCTGCGTGATGTTCTTGCACCAAGCCGTAAATTGGCGCCGCTGCTCGTGTCACGTGTAAAGGTTATGGCGAAGTTGGATATTGCGGAAAAACGCGTGCCACAAGATGGTCGTATTTCACTGCGTATTGGTGGCCGAGCAGTCGATGTTCGTGTATCAACCATGCCTTCATCACACGGTGAGCGTGTGGTAATGCGTCTGTTGGATAAAAACGCGACCCGCCTAGATCTGCACAGTTTAGGTATGACGGCAGAGAACCACGAGAACTTCCGTAAACTCATTCAACGTCCGCACGGCATTATCTTGGTAACGGGTCCAACAGGTTCGGGTAAATCCACAACCTTGTATGCAGGCCTGCAAGAGCTCAACAGCAACGAACGCAATATCCTTACCGTTGAAGATCCAATCGAATTCGATATCGATGGTATTGGTCAAACACAAGTGAACCCTAAGGTTGATATGACCTTTGCCCGTGGTTTACGTGCGATTCTTCGTCAAGACCCGGATGTGGTGATGATTGGTGAGATTCGTGACTTAGAGACTGCGGAGATTGCCGTTCAAGCTTCTTTGACTGGTCACTTAGTGATGTCGACCCTCCATACCAATACTGCAGTAGGTGCCATTACGCGTCTACGTGATATGGGTATCGAACCATTTCTTATTTCCTCTTCACTGCTTGGTGTGTTGGCGCAGCGTTTAGTTCGTACTTTGTGTAACGACTGTAAAGAACCGTACGAAGCGGACAAAGAGACCAAAAAGCTATTTGATTTGAAGAAGAAAGATAGCCTAACGCTGTATCATGCGAAAGGTTGTGAGGCGTGTAATCACAAGGGTTATCGTGGCCGAACTGGTATTCATGAGTTGCTGATGGTTGATGAGTCGGTACAAGAGTTAATTCACAGCGAAGCCGGTGAGCAAGCGATCGAAAAATCGGTTCGTAGCACAACCCCAAGTATTCGCGATGATGGCCTAGCTAAGGTTCGTCAAGGTATCACTTCACTAGAAGAAGTGATGCGTGTGACCAAGGAAGTCTAGTATGGCGGCATTTGAATACAAAGCACTGGATGTCAAAGGCAAAAGCAAAAAGGGCTCGATTGAAGCGGATAACGCTCGTCAGGCTCGCCAGCGCTTAAAAGAGCAAGGCTTAATGCCGGTTGAAATGGCTGAAGCCAAAGCAAAAAGCAGTAAAGGAGGCAGCGCGCCTTCTACTGGTTTTAAGCGTGGTATCAGCACGCCAGACCTTGCTTTGATTACTCGCCAAATTTCTACATTGGTTCAATCAGGCATGCCGCTAGAAGAGTGTTTGAAGGCCGTGGCAGAGCAATCGGAGAAGCCTCGCATTCGCACTATGTTATTGGCTGTACGCTCTAAAGTGACGGAAGGCTATTCGTTAGCGGATAGCTTAGCTGATTACCCGCACATCTTTGATGAACTGTTTAGAGCAATGGTGGCGGCAGGTGAGAAATCTGGGCACTTAGATGCGGTACTAGAGCGATTAGCCGACTATGCAGAAAATCGCCAAAAGATGCGCTCTAAGCTGCTGCAAGCGATGATTTACCCTGTGGTGCTGGTGGTGTTTGCGGTGACTATCGTTTCGTTCCTATTAGCAACGGTAGTACCCAAGATCGTTGAACCAATCATCCAGATGGGACAAGAGCTTCCTCAATCAACCCAATTTTTATTGGCATCGAGTGAATTTATCCAAGATTGGGGCATCCAATTACTGTTGCTGATCATTGGTGTGATTGTGTTGATTAAGACCGCGCTCAAAAGACCGGGCGTTCGTCTAAGTTGGGATCGCAAATTGTTGAGTATCCCGCTGATCGGCAAGATAGCGAAAGGTATCAACACCTCTCGCTTTGCTCGTACACTTTCAATCTGTACCTCAAGTGCGATTCCTATTCTTGAAGGGATGAAAGTGGCGGTTGATGTAATGTCGAACCACCATGTCAAACAACAAGTATTACAAGCATCAGATAGCGTGAGAGAAGGGGCGAGCCTGCGTAAAGCGCTTGATCATACTAAGCTCTTTCCGCCGATGATGCTGCACATGATTGCTAGTGGTGAGCAGAGTGGTCAATTAGAGCAGATGCTGACTCGTGCAGCCGATAACCAAGACCAAAGCTTTGAGTCGACGGTAAACATTGCGTTAGGCATTTTTACCCCGGCACTTATCGCTCTGATGGCAGGTTTGGTGCTGTTTATTGTGATGGCGACTCTGATGCCAATGCTTGAAATGAACAATTTAATGAGCGGCTAATTCCGTCCATAGAACGTTTTTGGATTATCGAGAGAAGGACAATATTCCCCTCAACTCGTTGTCTTTAATTTGGAGAAAATAATGAAAAACAAAATGAAGAAACAATCAGGCTTTACCCTACTAGAGGTGATGGTGGTTGTGGTTATCCTTGGCGTATTGGCGAGCTTTGTTGTACCTAACCTATTGGGTAACAAAGAGAAGGCTGATCAACAAAAAGCCATCACAGATATCGTGGCACTAGAGAATGCGCTAGATATGTACAAACTGGATAACAGCGTGTACCCAACAACGGATCAAGGTCTTGATGCACTGGTTTCTAAGCCAAGCAGCCCAGAGCCTCGTAACTACCGCGACGGTGGTTACATCAAGCGTCTACCTAACGACCCATGGGGCAACGAGTACCAATACCTAAGCCCTGGCGATAACGGCACTATCGACATCTTTACACTTGGCGCTGATGGTCAAGAAGGTGGTGAAGGTATTGCTGCGGATATCGGTAACTGGAACATGCAAGACTTTCAGTAAGCCTAGGCTTATTGTCGCTTGACGCCGTTATTTGATGGTCGAACGTAAACATATGGAGTCTGCAAGGTGAAAACTACGCACAAACAGCCAGGTTTCACCTTGATTGAGATTCTTTTGGTGCTGGTATTACTTTCAGTAACGGCGGTCGCAGTGATTGCGACCATTCCTACCAATAGTAAAGATGTCGCCAAAAAATACGCTCAAAGTTTCTATCAACGAGTTCAGTTACTTAGTGAAGAAGCGATTTTGAGTGGGCTGGATTTTGGCATTCGCATCGATGAAAAGAAATCGACCTATGTTCTGATGACGCTGAAGTCTGAAGGTTGGCAGGAAGTCGAATTCGAAAAAATACCCTCTTCAACAGAGTTACCGGAAGATCTTGCTCTATCACTCAGCTTAGGCGGTGGCGCATGGGCAGACGATGATCGGTTATTCAACCCAGGAAGCTTATTTGATGAAGATATGTTTGCTGACCTTGAAGAAAAAAAGAAGCCTAAGCCACCACAGGTTTTCATCTTGTCGAGTGCTGAAGTGACACCATTTACACTATCTTTCTACCCCAACACAGGCGATACCATACAAGATGGCTGGCGTATTAAAGTGTCGGATAATGGTGTGATTCGATTGTTAGAACCAGGAGAAGAAGATGAAGAGGAATAACCGTTCTCCTTCTCGCTCTCGTGGTATGACGCTGCTTGAGGTGTTGGTGGCGCTTGCGATCTTTGCTACTGCGGCGATCAGTGTGATTCGCGCCGTAACTCAGCACATCAATACATTGAGTTATTTAGAAGAAAAAACCTTCGCGGCTATGGTCGTTGATAATCAAATGGCCTTGGTGATGCTACACCCAGAGAAGCTGAAAAAGACACAAGGTACGCAGGAGCTAGCCGGTCGAGAGTGGTTTTGGAAAGTTACCCCAATCGATACGGCCGATAATATGCTAAAAGCTTTTGATGTCAGCGTGGCAACCAGCAAGCAAGCTTCTCCAGTCGTTACGGTGCGCAGCTATGTGGTCAACTAAAAGCGTGTGGTCAACTAAGAGAATGCGGTTAGTTAAAAGCATGACGGTAAATAACAGTATGGCTCGCAAACAAGGTCTATCTTCAAAAGGGAGAGGTTTTACCTTAATTGAAGTTTTGGTCTCAATCGCTATCTTTGCCACACTGAGCATGGCGGCCTATCAAGTAGTGAATCAAGTGCAGCGAAGCAACGAGCTTTCAGCTGAGCGCAGTGCTCGTTTGAACCAACTGCAGCGCAGTTTAGTTATCTTAGATAATGATTTTCGCCAGATGGCAGTGCGACAATTTCGTACTGATGGTGAAGAAGCATCATCTAAGCTGGTTATAGTCAAAGAGTATTTATTGGACTCCGATAGCATTGGTATCGTGTTTACTCGCCTTGGCTGGCACAACCCACAGCAGCAGTTTCCTCGAGGTGAAGTGACGAAAGTGGGCTACCGTCTTAAAGAAGAGACGCTTGAACGCCTGTGGTGGCGCTACCCAGATACACCCGCTGGGCAGGAAGCGGTCATCACCCCTTTGCTTGATGAGGTTGAGGCCTTGGAGTTTGAGTTCTACGACGGAAAGCGTTGGGGCAAAGAGTGGCAAGGCGATAAGTCGTTACCAAAGGCGGTGAGACTTAAGCTGACGTTAAAAGATTATGGTGAGATAGAGCGAATTTATCTTACACCAAGTGGCACCTTAGATCAGGTTGGTGGTGATTCAAACAGTGACTCTTCAAGCCGTAACTCCTCAGACAGTAGCGAGGGGGACGGTGATGCGTCGAACTAGTCAGCCTGTACTAACAAGACGTTCGCTAGGGCGTAAGCAACGTGGTGTCGCGCTGATCATTATCCTGATGTTACTGGCGATTATGGCAACCATTGCAGGCAGCATGTCGGAACGCTTGTTTACTCAATTCAAACGCGTTGGTAACCAGCTGAATTACCAACAAGCTTATTGGTATAGCATTGGCGTTGAAGCGCTTGTACAAGATGGTATTAGGCAAAGCTACAAAGACAGTGATACGGTCAACCTAAGTCAGCCATGGGCATTGGAAGAGCAGGTATACCCATTAGATTATGGGCAAGTTAAAGGGCGTATTATTGACGCACAATCTTGTTTTAATCTCAATGCATTAGCTGGAGTAGCAACCACTTCCAGCAACCAGACACCTTATTTAGTGACAGTTTGGCAGACCTTATTGGAGAACCAAGACGTCGAGCCTTATCAAGCTGAGGTGATCGCGCATTCAAGCTGGGAATTTGTCGACAGCGATACTCGAGCAACCTCTTCGGCAGGCGTCGAGGACAGCACCTATGAGGCGATGAAGCCACCTTATGTCGCAGCAAACAGTTTAATGGCGGATGAGTCTGAGCTTAGAGCGGTGTATCAGGTGACTGGTGAGGTCATGAATAAGGTTCGTCCTTTTGTGTGTGCCTTACCGACCGATGACTTTCGACTGAATGTGAATACATTGACTGAGCAACAAGCGCCGTTACTGGAAGCGATGTTTGCACCTGGCTTAAGTGAGTCGGATGCGAAACAGCTGATTGATAAACGCCCGTTTGATGGCTGGGACACCGTAGATGATTTCATGGCCGAGAGCGCCATTACCGCGGTCAGTGCTGAAGTCAGCAAAAAAGCAAAAGCATATTTAACTGTAGATAGTGCCTATTTTGAGCTAGATGCAGAGGTTTTAGTTGAGCAATCTCGTGTACGTATACGAACGCTTTTCTATAGTAGTAATCGAGAAACAGTGACGGTGGTACGCCGTCGTTTTGGAGGAATCAGTGAGCGAGTTTCTGACCGTTCGACTGAGTAGCGAACCACAGAGCCCAGTGCAGTGGTTAGTTTGGTCGACAAGCCAACAAGAAGTGATAGCAAGTGGTGAACTGTCTAGCTGGGATCAGCTTGGTGAGTTAACGCCTTACGCTGAAAAACGCAGTTGTATCGCTTTATTGCCGGGAAATGAGTGCTTAATTAAGCGTGTTGAGATCCCGAAAGGTGCTGCTCGCCAGTTCGATTCTATGCTGCCGTTTTTATTAGAAGACGAAGTCGCGCAAGATATCGAAGACTTACATCTGACTATTTTAGATAAAGACGCAACGCATGCCACCGTGTGTGGTGTGGAACGCGAGTGGCTGAAGCAGGCGCTGGATACTTTCCGCGAAGCTAACATTATCTTTCGTAAAGTATTGCCTGATACCTTAGCGTTGCCTTTAGAAGATCAGGGCATCAGTGCGCTGCAGATCGACCAACATTGGTTATTGCGTCAAAGCAACTATCAAGCAGTGTCGATCAATGAGGCGTGGCTAGCGATGTTCTTACAAAGCGATTGGGTTGCCTTAGATGACGAAGAGCAGTCACCAACGATTTTTAGCTACACCGCACTGCCAAGTGATGACATTCAACAGCAAAGTGGCATTGAGTGGCAAGCTAAGCCTGCTGAACTGGTGATGTCTTTACTGAGCCAACAAGCCATCACAAGTGGCGTAAACTTACTGACTGGCACCTTTAAAACCAAATCTTCATTCAGTAAGTACTGGCGTGTATGGCAAAAAGTAGCGATCGCAGCTTGTTTGCTGGTGGCGGTGATCGTCACTCAGCAAGTCTTAAAGGTTCAGCAGTACGAAGCACAAGCCGAAGCGTACCGAACGGAGAGTGAACGTATTTTTAGAAGTGTACTTCCGGGCAAGCAACGTATTCCGACGGTCAGCTACCTTAAGCGCCAGATGAACGACGAAGCTAAGAAGTATGGTGGCTCGGGTGATGGTGATTCCTTACTTGGATGGCTAGCGTTACTGCCAGAAACTTTAGGACAAGTGAAAGCCATCGAAGTGAATAGTATTCGCTACGACGGCAACCGCTCAGAGGTGAAATTGGAAGCGAAAAGTTCTGACTTCCAACATTTCGAGACTGCGCGAGTGAAACTTGAAGAGAAGTTTACCGTTGAGCAAGGGCCATTGAATCGTAATGGTGATGCCGTATTTGGTAGCTTTACCCTTAAACCCCGTCAATAAACTGCGTAAGGAGATCAGTGATGAGAAATATGATTGAGCCACTCCAAGCGTGGTGGACTTCAATAAGTCAAAGAGAGCAACGATTAGTGATCGGTTGTTCGATTCTATTGGTGCTAGGCATCGTGTACTGGGGGCTATTGCAGCCGCTTAGTCAGCGAGCTGAAATGGCACAAAACCGTATTCAAAGTGAGAAGCAACTACTGGCTTGGGTAACCAACAAAGCCAACGAAGTGGTGGAGCTTCGAGGAAGTGGTGGGATTGTTGCTAGCCAGCCTTTAAACCAATCTGTGCCTGCTTCTATGCGTCGTTTTAAGATTGAATTAATTCGAGTTCAGCCGCGTGGCGAGATGCTGCAAGTCTGGGT
Encoded here:
- the gspE gene encoding type II secretion system ATPase GspE, translated to MAELVGAARTYQRLPFSFANRYKMVLEYQHPERAPTLYYVEPLKSAAIIEVSRVVKNGFTPQAITADEFDKKLTDAYQRDSSEARQLMEDIGADSDDFFSLAEELPQDEDLLESEDDAPIIKLINAMLGEAIKEGASDIHIETFEKSLSIRFRIDGVLRDVLAPSRKLAPLLVSRVKVMAKLDIAEKRVPQDGRISLRIGGRAVDVRVSTMPSSHGERVVMRLLDKNATRLDLHSLGMTAENHENFRKLIQRPHGIILVTGPTGSGKSTTLYAGLQELNSNERNILTVEDPIEFDIDGIGQTQVNPKVDMTFARGLRAILRQDPDVVMIGEIRDLETAEIAVQASLTGHLVMSTLHTNTAVGAITRLRDMGIEPFLISSSLLGVLAQRLVRTLCNDCKEPYEADKETKKLFDLKKKDSLTLYHAKGCEACNHKGYRGRTGIHELLMVDESVQELIHSEAGEQAIEKSVRSTTPSIRDDGLAKVRQGITSLEEVMRVTKEV
- the gspK gene encoding type II secretion system minor pseudopilin GspK, which produces MRRTSQPVLTRRSLGRKQRGVALIIILMLLAIMATIAGSMSERLFTQFKRVGNQLNYQQAYWYSIGVEALVQDGIRQSYKDSDTVNLSQPWALEEQVYPLDYGQVKGRIIDAQSCFNLNALAGVATTSSNQTPYLVTVWQTLLENQDVEPYQAEVIAHSSWEFVDSDTRATSSAGVEDSTYEAMKPPYVAANSLMADESELRAVYQVTGEVMNKVRPFVCALPTDDFRLNVNTLTEQQAPLLEAMFAPGLSESDAKQLIDKRPFDGWDTVDDFMAESAITAVSAEVSKKAKAYLTVDSAYFELDAEVLVEQSRVRIRTLFYSSNRETVTVVRRRFGGISERVSDRSTE
- the gspH gene encoding type II secretion system minor pseudopilin GspH; its protein translation is MKTTHKQPGFTLIEILLVLVLLSVTAVAVIATIPTNSKDVAKKYAQSFYQRVQLLSEEAILSGLDFGIRIDEKKSTYVLMTLKSEGWQEVEFEKIPSSTELPEDLALSLSLGGGAWADDDRLFNPGSLFDEDMFADLEEKKKPKPPQVFILSSAEVTPFTLSFYPNTGDTIQDGWRIKVSDNGVIRLLEPGEEDEEE
- the gspI gene encoding type II secretion system minor pseudopilin GspI gives rise to the protein MKRNNRSPSRSRGMTLLEVLVALAIFATAAISVIRAVTQHINTLSYLEEKTFAAMVVDNQMALVMLHPEKLKKTQGTQELAGREWFWKVTPIDTADNMLKAFDVSVATSKQASPVVTVRSYVVN
- the gspL gene encoding type II secretion system protein GspL, with protein sequence MSEFLTVRLSSEPQSPVQWLVWSTSQQEVIASGELSSWDQLGELTPYAEKRSCIALLPGNECLIKRVEIPKGAARQFDSMLPFLLEDEVAQDIEDLHLTILDKDATHATVCGVEREWLKQALDTFREANIIFRKVLPDTLALPLEDQGISALQIDQHWLLRQSNYQAVSINEAWLAMFLQSDWVALDDEEQSPTIFSYTALPSDDIQQQSGIEWQAKPAELVMSLLSQQAITSGVNLLTGTFKTKSSFSKYWRVWQKVAIAACLLVAVIVTQQVLKVQQYEAQAEAYRTESERIFRSVLPGKQRIPTVSYLKRQMNDEAKKYGGSGDGDSLLGWLALLPETLGQVKAIEVNSIRYDGNRSEVKLEAKSSDFQHFETARVKLEEKFTVEQGPLNRNGDAVFGSFTLKPRQ
- the gspG gene encoding type II secretion system major pseudopilin GspG; the encoded protein is MKNKMKKQSGFTLLEVMVVVVILGVLASFVVPNLLGNKEKADQQKAITDIVALENALDMYKLDNSVYPTTDQGLDALVSKPSSPEPRNYRDGGYIKRLPNDPWGNEYQYLSPGDNGTIDIFTLGADGQEGGEGIAADIGNWNMQDFQ
- the gspD gene encoding type II secretion system secretin GspD, with amino-acid sequence MKHWFKKSAWLLAGSLICTPAAIANDFSASFKGTDIQEFINIVGRNLEKTIIVDPSVRGKIDVRSYDVLNEEQYYSFFLNVLEVYGYAVVEMDSGVLKIIKAKDSKTSAIPVVGDRDSIAGDSVVTRVVTVRNVSVRELSPLLRQLNDNAGAGNVVHYDPANIILITGRAAVVNRLAEIIKRVDQAGDKEIEVVELKNASAAEMVRIVDALNKTTDAKNTPAFLQPKLVADERTNAILISGDPKVRSRLRKLIEQLDVEMATKGNNQVIYLKYAKAEDLVDVLKGVSDNLQSEKQTSTKGSSSQRDKVVISAHSDTNSLVITAQPDIMNALQDVIAQLDIRRAQVLIEALIVEMAEGDGVNLGVQWGNLETGAMIQYSNTGASIGQVMVGLEEAEDKTVDKVVTPSDGSKPYTVQETEQGDYSTLASALAGVNGAAMSVVMGDWTALISAVATDSNSNILSSPSITVMDNGEASFIVGEEVPVLTGSTAGSSNDNPFQTVERKEVGIKLKVVPQINEGDSVQLNIEQEVSNVLGANGAVDVRFAKRQLNTSVIVQDGQMLVLGGLIDERALESESKVPLLGDIPVLGHLFKSTSTQVEKKNLMVFIKPTIIRDGMTADGITQRKYNFIRAEQLYKSEQGLKLMDNDNIPVLPKFGSEMNHPAEIQAFIDQMETE
- the gspC gene encoding type II secretion system protein GspC: MLSRLLDNGFVLQQKLSIATCCVLIAASAWILGQLVWFVEPAEQTVVPWKATVSSSATPQSTLDISSLQQSNMFGAYNPSKPAVVEQQVIQDAPKTRLNLVLVGAVASSNPELSLAVIANRGTQATYGINEQIEGTRAKLKAVLIDRVIIDNSGRDETLMLEGIEYKRLAVSEPAPRRASSSVRGNNPASAEEKLDEIKAKIMKDPQQIFQYVRLSQVKRDDSVIGYRVSPGKDSELFNSVGLQNGDIATQLNGQDLTDPAAMGNIFRSISELTELNLVVERDGQQHEVFIEF
- the gspF gene encoding type II secretion system inner membrane protein GspF, encoding MAAFEYKALDVKGKSKKGSIEADNARQARQRLKEQGLMPVEMAEAKAKSSKGGSAPSTGFKRGISTPDLALITRQISTLVQSGMPLEECLKAVAEQSEKPRIRTMLLAVRSKVTEGYSLADSLADYPHIFDELFRAMVAAGEKSGHLDAVLERLADYAENRQKMRSKLLQAMIYPVVLVVFAVTIVSFLLATVVPKIVEPIIQMGQELPQSTQFLLASSEFIQDWGIQLLLLIIGVIVLIKTALKRPGVRLSWDRKLLSIPLIGKIAKGINTSRFARTLSICTSSAIPILEGMKVAVDVMSNHHVKQQVLQASDSVREGASLRKALDHTKLFPPMMLHMIASGEQSGQLEQMLTRAADNQDQSFESTVNIALGIFTPALIALMAGLVLFIVMATLMPMLEMNNLMSG
- the gspJ gene encoding type II secretion system minor pseudopilin GspJ encodes the protein MWSTKSVWSTKRMRLVKSMTVNNSMARKQGLSSKGRGFTLIEVLVSIAIFATLSMAAYQVVNQVQRSNELSAERSARLNQLQRSLVILDNDFRQMAVRQFRTDGEEASSKLVIVKEYLLDSDSIGIVFTRLGWHNPQQQFPRGEVTKVGYRLKEETLERLWWRYPDTPAGQEAVITPLLDEVEALEFEFYDGKRWGKEWQGDKSLPKAVRLKLTLKDYGEIERIYLTPSGTLDQVGGDSNSDSSSRNSSDSSEGDGDASN
- a CDS encoding type II secretion system protein M yields the protein MRNMIEPLQAWWTSISQREQRLVIGCSILLVLGIVYWGLLQPLSQRAEMAQNRIQSEKQLLAWVTNKANEVVELRGSGGIVASQPLNQSVPASMRRFKIELIRVQPRGEMLQVWVKPVPFNQFVDWLTYLKEKQGVEVEFMDIDRSDNPGVIEVNRLQFKRG